A section of the Anabaena cylindrica PCC 7122 genome encodes:
- a CDS encoding tetratricopeptide repeat protein, whose protein sequence is MNVEELITEGVKKNLSGDYRGAITFFNQAIQLNPHLEIVYHYRGHAYLGLEEFDLAIADYQQARHNSTGLENLNFDIAKAYHNRGLARFQRGDNQAAIVDIKQALDYYPDFVAAYSNRGNIFYILGQYTEAIADYNQAIQLNPNLSAAYHNRGNSRYALKDYQGAIADYNQALAINPQFGEAYYNRGLIMSHLQDYQSAIADFNQAIQLNPGDDQAYHQRGLVYSNLEDYENAIQDYNQALQVNPTLPIVYGLRANALHHLGDYQSAIADSTRLLQLNPTLVEGYCDRANFHRLLGNYQGAIEDYNRALQLQPNYATAYFLRANIHLHLGNNQAAIDDFQKSANFFYQQGNTTYYQNIINLITVLPLNPDS, encoded by the coding sequence ATGAATGTTGAAGAGTTGATAACAGAGGGAGTAAAGAAAAATTTATCCGGGGATTATCGAGGTGCAATTACATTCTTTAACCAAGCAATACAGCTAAATCCCCACCTGGAGATAGTTTACCATTATCGGGGTCATGCCTATTTGGGGTTAGAAGAGTTTGATTTAGCGATCGCAGATTATCAACAAGCAAGACATAATAGTACTGGGTTAGAAAATCTCAATTTTGATATTGCGAAAGCTTACCATAACCGGGGTTTAGCTCGTTTTCAGCGGGGAGATAATCAAGCTGCTATCGTAGATATCAAGCAAGCTTTAGATTACTATCCTGATTTTGTGGCCGCTTATAGTAATCGGGGTAATATTTTTTATATTCTCGGTCAATACACAGAAGCAATTGCTGATTACAATCAAGCCATACAGCTAAATCCTAACTTGTCCGCAGCTTATCATAACCGAGGTAATAGCCGCTATGCTCTCAAAGACTATCAAGGTGCAATCGCAGATTATAATCAGGCATTAGCAATTAATCCCCAGTTTGGCGAAGCTTACTATAACCGAGGTTTGATTATGTCTCACCTCCAAGACTATCAAAGTGCGATCGCTGATTTCAATCAAGCTATCCAACTCAATCCAGGTGATGACCAAGCGTACCATCAACGCGGTTTAGTCTATAGCAACCTAGAAGACTATGAAAACGCCATTCAAGACTATAACCAAGCACTGCAAGTTAATCCCACATTGCCCATAGTTTACGGCTTGCGGGCTAATGCACTCCACCACCTGGGAGATTACCAAAGCGCAATTGCCGATAGCACTAGATTACTACAACTAAATCCCACTTTAGTAGAAGGATATTGCGATCGCGCTAATTTTCATCGCTTGTTAGGAAACTATCAAGGAGCTATTGAAGACTATAATCGAGCCTTACAACTCCAACCTAATTATGCAACAGCTTACTTCCTGCGGGCAAATATCCATCTACACTTAGGAAATAATCAAGCAGCTATTGACGATTTCCAAAAATCTGCTAATTTCTTTTACCAACAAGGAAACACCACATACTACCAAAACATCATTAATCTGATTACAGTTTTACCCCTGAATCCTGACTCCTGA
- a CDS encoding plasmid replication protein, CyRepA1 family, whose translation MHLHYLHPQHLEELVKSSSIDLHLARLNFKSLQGVNAYDYLLISEQLPRTNTGMIKSGWLQRYNHITEGGWWCSGRDPLNNWQMMEWGCFKPSQPRQNQNGKSIKYEHPPSTPTRVFCLRVTLQIWQQVSQRYNLAMPNNITIAADGEAEGFWQWVMECNISIIICEGVKKAAALLTQGYAAMAIPGITSGYRVVKDEFGKVTRRQLIPDLAIFATTKRSFYICFDFETQAKKIAAVNNAITQLGGLFQQQDCPVKVVELPGREKGVDEFIVAKGATNFEKIYRQSVDLEVYLAQTKPHTDLTIPAALTVNLPYLGELPFPTSGLVGIKSAKGTGKTTGLQAVVNQAKNRNQSVLLITHRILLGRFLCEKIGIQWGISHEAWNLEEEPKLPIINYPLPVNKSFGLCVDSIWKLNPDDWHGAIVILDEVEQSLWHLLNSNTCKQKRVKILRIFQQLISTVLTTGGLVIAQDADLSDVSLEYLQVLSGTKIIPWVVVNQWKPQKGWDVTFYDSPNPTPLIHQLELDLIAGRKCYVTTDSRTGRYSCETIESYLKQRLQKLRKQFPETLVVSSHTTNTPGHAAVDFIGAINKKITDYGTVFVTPSLGTGISIDVQHFDRVYGIFQGVIPDSEARQALARVRDDVPRVVWCAKRGIGLIGSGSTNYRLLSNWYQENQKENLALLSPLHKIDVDLPLVYDPIHLRTWAKLSARVNASIRLYRQSMQEGLIDDGHKIMMRSNAVQNNILRDLRLAFFATDSSDVENRKRLIVEIVKVQKDWSNSRQKAKDIKRKIKEIKQQNQLLAANAVATARDIDYVEYEQLLTKHSLSNEERHQINKYILRHRYGIEVTSLLKLQDDKGYYGQLLTHYYLTHESEYFHVRDEQEWHQQLFWGEGKVFLPDLRTYTLKVEAMRALGMLQFLEAERVFDENDADIIWLKTVAVQNSKHIKRALGIDLSSNQKMVSGIKIIGKLLGLLGLKLQQVKDVYKIDLETLNDGRERIFAVWQQRDELMLNHVKGVDCVLESKALALQI comes from the coding sequence ATGCATTTGCATTATTTACACCCCCAACATCTTGAAGAATTAGTCAAGAGCAGTAGTATAGATTTACACTTAGCGCGATTAAATTTTAAATCGCTTCAAGGTGTCAATGCTTATGATTACTTACTAATTTCAGAACAACTCCCCCGCACCAATACTGGCATGATAAAAAGCGGCTGGTTACAGCGTTACAACCATATTACAGAAGGTGGTTGGTGGTGTTCTGGACGAGATCCTCTGAACAATTGGCAAATGATGGAATGGGGATGTTTTAAACCCAGTCAACCCCGACAAAATCAAAATGGTAAGTCTATTAAATATGAACATCCCCCCAGTACACCAACGCGGGTGTTTTGTCTGCGGGTAACTTTGCAAATTTGGCAGCAAGTTTCCCAACGTTACAATTTAGCGATGCCCAACAATATCACCATTGCTGCTGATGGTGAAGCGGAAGGTTTTTGGCAATGGGTAATGGAATGTAATATATCTATAATTATTTGTGAAGGTGTGAAAAAAGCAGCAGCTTTGTTAACACAAGGTTATGCAGCTATGGCTATTCCTGGTATTACTAGCGGTTATCGAGTTGTTAAAGATGAATTTGGCAAAGTTACCCGTCGTCAATTAATACCTGACTTAGCAATTTTCGCAACAACAAAACGCAGTTTTTATATATGCTTTGATTTTGAAACACAAGCTAAAAAAATTGCGGCTGTCAATAATGCTATTACCCAACTTGGCGGTTTATTTCAACAACAAGACTGTCCTGTAAAAGTTGTAGAACTGCCAGGTAGGGAAAAAGGTGTGGATGAATTTATTGTTGCGAAAGGTGCAACTAATTTTGAAAAAATTTATCGTCAAAGCGTAGATTTAGAAGTTTATCTTGCTCAAACTAAACCCCACACTGACTTAACCATTCCCGCTGCACTTACTGTCAACCTTCCTTATTTAGGAGAACTACCTTTTCCTACTTCTGGTTTGGTGGGAATAAAATCAGCAAAAGGAACTGGTAAAACGACAGGACTCCAAGCTGTTGTTAATCAAGCTAAAAATCGTAATCAATCTGTTTTATTAATTACACACCGCATTCTTTTAGGGCGGTTTTTATGTGAAAAAATTGGGATTCAATGGGGAATTAGTCATGAAGCATGGAATTTAGAAGAAGAACCAAAATTACCAATTATAAATTATCCTTTACCAGTAAATAAATCTTTTGGCTTATGCGTTGATTCTATTTGGAAACTTAACCCAGATGATTGGCATGGTGCAATAGTAATTTTAGATGAGGTTGAGCAATCTTTATGGCATTTGCTAAATAGTAATACTTGTAAACAAAAACGGGTTAAGATTCTTAGAATATTTCAACAATTAATTTCTACAGTTCTCACAACTGGGGGGTTAGTAATTGCCCAAGATGCAGATTTATCAGATGTTTCTCTAGAATATTTACAAGTTTTATCAGGAACTAAAATCATACCTTGGGTAGTTGTTAATCAGTGGAAACCCCAGAAAGGTTGGGATGTGACTTTTTATGATTCACCGAACCCTACACCCTTAATTCATCAATTGGAATTAGATTTAATTGCTGGACGCAAATGTTATGTAACGACTGATAGCCGCACTGGCCGTTATAGTTGTGAAACGATTGAAAGTTATCTAAAACAGCGATTACAGAAATTAAGAAAGCAATTTCCTGAGACTTTGGTAGTTAGTAGTCATACGACTAATACACCTGGTCATGCAGCAGTCGATTTTATTGGTGCTATTAATAAAAAAATTACTGATTATGGAACTGTTTTTGTTACTCCTAGTCTAGGAACAGGAATTAGTATTGATGTTCAACATTTTGACCGTGTTTATGGGATTTTTCAGGGGGTGATTCCTGACTCGGAAGCACGTCAAGCATTAGCCAGAGTGCGTGATGATGTTCCCCGTGTTGTCTGGTGTGCTAAACGTGGGATTGGTTTAATTGGTAGTGGGAGTACAAATTATCGGTTGCTATCTAATTGGTATCAGGAAAATCAAAAAGAAAATTTAGCTTTGCTGAGTCCTTTACATAAAATTGATGTAGATTTACCTTTGGTTTATGACCCAATTCATTTACGAACTTGGGCTAAGTTATCTGCAAGGGTAAATGCATCTATTCGTCTCTATCGTCAATCTATGCAAGAAGGTTTGATTGATGATGGACATAAGATTATGATGCGGAGTAATGCAGTTCAAAATAATATTCTGCGGGATTTGCGTTTAGCTTTCTTTGCAACTGATTCTAGTGATGTGGAGAATCGGAAGAGATTAATTGTAGAAATTGTGAAGGTGCAGAAAGATTGGTCAAATAGTCGTCAAAAGGCTAAAGATATTAAACGCAAAATTAAGGAAATTAAGCAGCAAAATCAATTATTAGCCGCAAATGCTGTAGCTACAGCGAGGGATATTGATTATGTGGAATATGAGCAGCTATTAACTAAACATTCTCTTAGTAATGAGGAACGACACCAAATCAATAAATATATTCTTAGACATAGATATGGAATTGAAGTGACTTCTTTGTTGAAGTTGCAGGATGATAAAGGGTATTATGGACAGTTGTTAACGCACTATTATTTGACTCATGAAAGTGAATATTTTCATGTGAGAGATGAGCAAGAATGGCATCAACAATTATTTTGGGGTGAGGGAAAGGTTTTTTTACCAGATTTAAGGACTTATACTCTCAAAGTTGAAGCAATGCGTGCTTTAGGTATGCTTCAGTTTCTGGAGGCCGAAAGAGTTTTTGATGAAAATGATGCTGATATTATTTGGTTAAAGACTGTAGCTGTTCAGAATAGTAAACATATTAAGAGGGCGTTGGGTATTGATTTATCAAGTAATCAAAAAATGGTTTCAGGTATCAAAATAATTGGTAAGCTTTTAGGTTTGTTGGGTTTGAAGTTGCAGCAGGTAAAGGATGTTTATAAAATTGATTTAGAAACTCTGAATGATGGGAGGGAAAGAATTTTTGCAGTTTGGCAACAACGAGATGAATTGATGTTAAATCATGTGAAAGGGGTTGATTGTGTTTTAGAATCTAAAGCGTTGGCTTTACAAATATAG
- a CDS encoding WGR domain-containing protein, producing MVLFKQKLLKFHTGIKCLISLEGCIVNQITFIPNVEREYCVTDDLNDQTEAENLYLAILRNYEPTCVSSTEEISPIPPITEALLTQKVYLELSDSKSHKFYEVVVKQTEVVINYGRIGTAGQSLTSTYPTVEKARLAASKKIHEKLKKGYLQTSKNKRNLAENKDLDISQFIRPAWKPLVKSGDDSLLSSKFGGRPWLAENESWPTCPCCGQSSSMQLLLQLNLSELPEPVTREYGNGLIQMFQCTSIGCQGIVTNAQVYYGRAADLVSNVLIRMISPNSEAAIPPLPQVYDEYEDFFPATTIIGWQEVEDYPELEDLVALIYGWDQVGNETLEDEVVERLGFEDRYDFLDSVTAVVGYKLGGYPGWAQRMEYPGCPICQKPMRQVFQLATEDDSSIPNEFGEGVGHILQCESHKHELVFVWAC from the coding sequence ATGGTTTTATTCAAACAGAAGTTATTAAAATTTCATACAGGCATAAAATGTCTAATTTCCTTAGAGGGTTGTATAGTCAATCAAATCACATTCATTCCCAACGTGGAACGAGAATATTGTGTAACTGATGATTTGAATGACCAAACGGAAGCTGAGAACTTATACTTGGCAATTCTTCGTAACTATGAACCTACTTGTGTTTCCTCTACAGAGGAAATTTCTCCAATTCCTCCCATAACAGAAGCACTATTAACACAGAAAGTATATTTGGAATTGTCTGACAGTAAATCTCACAAGTTTTATGAAGTCGTCGTCAAGCAAACAGAAGTAGTCATTAACTATGGTCGAATTGGCACAGCAGGACAGTCTTTAACTAGCACTTATCCTACTGTAGAAAAAGCACGGTTAGCAGCATCTAAAAAAATTCATGAGAAACTAAAAAAAGGATATTTGCAAACATCAAAGAATAAACGAAATCTTGCTGAAAATAAAGATTTAGATATATCTCAATTCATACGTCCAGCTTGGAAACCTCTAGTCAAGTCAGGAGATGATTCTCTACTATCCTCTAAATTCGGAGGTCGTCCTTGGTTAGCTGAAAATGAATCTTGGCCGACTTGCCCTTGTTGTGGTCAATCATCATCTATGCAACTTTTACTTCAATTAAACTTGAGTGAATTGCCAGAACCAGTAACAAGGGAATATGGTAATGGATTAATACAAATGTTTCAGTGTACATCTATTGGCTGTCAAGGAATTGTCACCAATGCTCAAGTGTACTATGGTAGAGCCGCCGATCTTGTCTCCAATGTGCTGATTCGGATGATTTCACCAAATTCAGAAGCAGCTATTCCACCTTTGCCACAAGTTTATGACGAATATGAAGATTTTTTTCCCGCTACAACTATTATAGGTTGGCAAGAAGTTGAAGATTATCCTGAGTTGGAAGACCTTGTAGCCTTGATTTATGGTTGGGATCAAGTGGGAAATGAGACACTGGAAGATGAAGTGGTAGAACGATTAGGTTTTGAGGATCGGTATGATTTCCTCGATTCTGTCACGGCTGTAGTTGGATATAAACTAGGGGGTTATCCAGGTTGGGCGCAGAGAATGGAATATCCTGGTTGCCCCATTTGTCAGAAGCCTATGCGTCAGGTTTTTCAACTAGCTACTGAGGATGACTCTAGTATACCTAATGAGTTTGGAGAGGGAGTTGGACATATTCTTCAGTGTGAGTCACACAAGCATGAGCTTGTCTTTGTTTGGGCTTGCTGA
- a CDS encoding alpha-2-macroglobulin family protein: MIRNLLQFLFIITFILGIAGCNFVGITPGQEKLPTVASLTPPKLPDWIEQISPLGDANTLSQIRIRFKDALIPVESLDSPEQENLLTKFAIWPPLPGKFRFLTPRMVGFQADKALPKAIRVKVTLKAGLADLKNHRLNQDLAWTFNTESIKLTNLPGVNPIEKAEIEPIELKPKLQFTSNLELDLDSVQKHLQLIPNGKTQGIGLKVELAKAEKPENLDPLEKFDPSAKNWVYDITPQGNLEKATSYLLTFSLGILPAYGNIPSDKEFVSKLATYSQLAFQGIKPYGLPDSGGTYGRFVKGSPQLEFNNVLLGDSAKENIKINPAPKDIDRVLQIYDEDRIVSVNPYALEPNTNYTITINKNVKDKFGQTLGKPVSIKYDSGDLAGDIWVPSDLHIFPKDKDLQLNINTVNLPESKYQANYRVIKPTDLVYTNNANDLLPKPEKWESFKVSGRKNQSVNVTVPLKARLGDNQGMLAYGVQARTNKYQENNKQLWREATTYGMVQLTNLGVFSQWFPESGLIRVHYLSNGSPVKAANIEIYQSKLYEKSSSQPVPCATGETDDKGTFKVDNDELKNCYSQEEKLPKLLVIARENKDWAFSRTQEYSGSYGYGIDAGWENGKPTSRGVIFSDRQLYQPGEKAAFTAFADYLETGKIQQDKNAEYKLTLVSPNGQKSDLGTQNTNKFGTFSLELPLEKNKPLGYYKIEAKGKNGREISGEFQVAEFKPPNFKVDLQLNKKFALINEKIEAKVASNYLFGSPVEGGEAKYFITRQQTNFIPQSWEEFSFGRQWFWPEESPTLSSDVLQTNTQLDANGKSSQTITVEKDLPYPTTYRVDVQIADVSNLSVANSQTFTALPSNRLIGLKSNFVADAGKAFPVEFIVTDATGKPLENERLSLELQQIKYSSVTQVVEGSRTPKNQVEYKTVSKTEIKSANIPQAVNLQPTESGSYRIRANFSDSRDEITATDLQIWVTGVNPVFWGEREKDKLEVKLNKQEFKVGETATALIQSPYPEGELYFAVIKDKPLYQQVTKIKGSAPQIQFTITPEMLPNAAVEAVLVRQGKPLNQVEPENLENLAKIGFAPFKVNLEDKYLKVAVKPNQTSLEPGNEETLELELKDHQGNATQGQFTVMVVNEAVLQLSAYRPPNLVDTVYAEQPISTRFSDNRPDVVLQNQTLDKPKGWGYGGGLSSALANTRIRQDFQALAYYNGSVITDVNGTAKITFKLPDDLTTWRVMVVATDGNLRFGNGEATLITTKPLITNAILPQFARSGDRIFGGLSVTNTTGNTGNISINGELGGSLQFAENNPKTKTLQTPVESATQAYRFPMVAGSVGDGNVTFRTQLNNLTDAFSVPLEIKPLEITEQVVETGVSEKQVKIPLNIDKNTLSETGGLDIQLASTLIPEIKAPAKQVLGDNDLPFAEPAASQLLIAANLQTLTQQYNQIFAEFNPQKQANLAIEQLQKLQIADGGFAAFPGQEKSDPWVSAYAAESLTKANQAYPGLVDSKIISQLKTYLQKVLVNPGQYEFCKQKLCKSQLQLNSLIALSQLGDKRNSFLSDIYQQRDAFDVVTQIKLARYLFQFPEWEDEAQIIRVQLQKNIYETGRSAVVNLPPSWSWMNSQTTTQAQALRLFIDQKANVEIIDKLFQSLLNLRREGTWQTTYNNAQALTALVEYSQLQSTPPNFVTTVKLAGKKLGETRFNGYQNPSLQVNLAMDTLPRGRHDLLLQKSGKGKLHYLVAYSYRLQGNQPGRFNGLRVTREISKVNEEKVIQKTGMYAIDKPLTLKPGEVFDIGLEIITDHPVDHLVIKDPLPAGFEAVDESFQTATPALQAKADNWQLEYKTIYKDRIISYADHLEAGVYSLHYLVRSVTPGTFIWPGAEAQLQYAPEEFGRSADSILMLME, translated from the coding sequence ATGATCAGAAATTTACTACAGTTTTTATTTATCATTACCTTTATATTAGGTATAGCTGGCTGTAATTTTGTGGGTATCACACCAGGTCAGGAGAAACTACCAACGGTTGCGTCACTTACACCGCCAAAATTACCCGATTGGATAGAACAAATTAGTCCTTTAGGAGATGCAAATACTCTTAGTCAAATCCGTATTCGTTTCAAAGATGCTTTAATTCCCGTTGAGAGTCTTGATAGTCCAGAACAAGAAAATTTATTAACTAAATTTGCCATTTGGCCTCCTTTACCGGGGAAGTTTCGCTTTTTAACACCGCGCATGGTAGGGTTTCAAGCTGATAAAGCATTACCCAAGGCTATAAGAGTAAAAGTTACTCTCAAAGCAGGTTTAGCAGATTTAAAAAATCATCGTTTAAATCAAGATTTAGCCTGGACTTTCAATACTGAATCAATTAAACTCACCAATTTACCAGGTGTTAACCCCATTGAAAAAGCAGAAATTGAACCAATTGAGTTAAAACCTAAATTACAATTTACATCAAATCTAGAACTAGATTTAGATTCTGTTCAAAAGCATTTACAATTAATTCCTAACGGTAAAACTCAAGGGATAGGGTTAAAGGTAGAATTAGCTAAAGCAGAAAAACCAGAAAATTTAGATCCTTTAGAAAAATTTGACCCTTCAGCTAAAAATTGGGTTTATGATATTACTCCCCAGGGAAATTTAGAAAAAGCCACATCTTACCTTTTAACATTTTCTCTTGGTATTCTTCCAGCTTATGGAAATATTCCCAGTGATAAAGAGTTTGTCAGTAAGTTAGCGACTTATTCACAATTAGCATTTCAGGGAATTAAACCTTACGGACTACCGGACTCAGGAGGAACCTATGGTAGATTTGTTAAAGGTAGTCCTCAGCTAGAATTTAATAATGTTTTATTAGGAGATTCTGCAAAAGAGAATATCAAAATCAATCCAGCACCTAAAGACATTGATAGAGTTTTGCAAATCTATGATGAAGATAGAATTGTTAGTGTTAATCCTTATGCTTTAGAACCAAATACTAATTATACAATTACTATTAATAAAAATGTCAAAGATAAATTTGGGCAAACTTTAGGTAAACCTGTTTCTATTAAATATGATTCTGGTGATTTAGCTGGAGATATTTGGGTTCCCTCCGATTTACATATTTTCCCTAAAGATAAAGATTTACAGTTAAATATTAATACCGTAAATCTTCCAGAATCGAAATATCAAGCAAATTATCGTGTAATTAAACCAACAGATTTAGTTTATACGAATAATGCCAATGATTTATTACCCAAACCTGAAAAATGGGAAAGCTTCAAGGTTTCAGGTAGAAAAAATCAATCGGTTAATGTAACTGTTCCCCTGAAAGCAAGATTAGGTGATAATCAGGGAATGTTAGCTTATGGAGTGCAAGCACGAACTAATAAATATCAAGAAAATAATAAGCAATTATGGAGAGAAGCAACGACTTATGGAATGGTGCAATTAACTAATTTAGGTGTATTTTCTCAATGGTTTCCAGAGTCGGGTTTAATTCGGGTTCATTATCTTAGTAATGGTTCACCAGTTAAAGCTGCAAATATTGAAATTTATCAATCAAAATTATATGAAAAATCTAGTTCTCAACCTGTACCTTGTGCAACAGGTGAAACTGATGATAAGGGAACTTTTAAAGTTGATAATGATGAATTAAAAAATTGTTATTCTCAGGAGGAAAAATTACCGAAATTATTAGTAATTGCCCGTGAAAATAAAGATTGGGCTTTTTCAAGAACTCAGGAGTATAGTGGTAGTTATGGCTATGGTATTGATGCTGGTTGGGAAAATGGTAAACCGACATCACGAGGGGTAATTTTTTCGGATAGACAGTTATATCAACCTGGAGAAAAAGCTGCATTTACTGCTTTTGCAGATTATTTAGAAACAGGCAAAATTCAGCAAGATAAAAATGCTGAGTACAAATTAACTTTGGTAAGTCCCAATGGACAAAAATCAGATTTAGGTACACAAAATACAAATAAATTTGGTACGTTTTCTCTAGAGTTACCTCTCGAAAAAAATAAACCTCTAGGTTATTATAAAATCGAAGCTAAGGGGAAAAATGGACGAGAAATATCTGGTGAATTTCAAGTAGCGGAGTTTAAACCACCTAATTTCAAAGTTGATTTGCAGCTAAATAAAAAATTTGCCCTTATTAATGAAAAAATAGAAGCGAAGGTAGCCAGTAATTATTTGTTTGGTTCACCTGTAGAAGGGGGAGAAGCAAAATATTTTATTACTCGTCAGCAGACTAATTTTATTCCCCAAAGTTGGGAGGAATTTAGTTTTGGGAGACAGTGGTTTTGGCCAGAAGAAAGTCCGACTCTCTCCAGTGATGTTTTACAAACTAATACTCAGTTAGATGCTAATGGTAAAAGTAGTCAAACGATAACTGTGGAGAAAGATTTACCTTACCCAACGACTTACCGGGTAGATGTTCAAATTGCTGATGTTTCTAATTTATCAGTTGCTAATTCCCAAACTTTTACAGCTTTACCTAGTAACAGACTGATTGGTTTAAAAAGTAATTTCGTGGCTGACGCTGGTAAGGCTTTTCCGGTAGAATTTATCGTTACTGACGCGACAGGAAAACCATTAGAAAATGAACGGTTAAGTTTGGAGTTACAACAAATAAAATATAGTAGTGTTACTCAAGTAGTTGAAGGTAGTAGAACTCCGAAAAATCAAGTTGAATATAAAACAGTTTCCAAAACAGAAATTAAATCTGCTAATATTCCACAAGCAGTAAATTTACAACCAACAGAATCAGGTTCATACCGCATTCGGGCTAATTTTAGCGACAGTCGAGATGAAATAACAGCTACAGATTTACAAATTTGGGTGACTGGTGTAAATCCTGTGTTCTGGGGTGAAAGAGAAAAAGATAAATTGGAAGTTAAATTAAATAAGCAAGAGTTTAAAGTTGGGGAAACTGCTACTGCTTTAATTCAATCTCCCTACCCAGAAGGGGAATTATATTTTGCAGTAATTAAAGATAAACCTCTCTATCAGCAAGTTACTAAAATTAAAGGAAGTGCGCCACAAATTCAGTTTACAATTACACCAGAAATGTTACCTAATGCTGCTGTAGAAGCGGTGTTAGTCAGACAAGGTAAACCACTTAATCAGGTGGAACCGGAAAATTTAGAAAATTTAGCTAAAATTGGTTTTGCACCTTTTAAAGTGAACTTGGAAGATAAATATTTAAAAGTAGCAGTTAAGCCAAATCAAACTTCTTTAGAACCTGGAAATGAAGAAACTTTAGAACTGGAATTAAAAGATCATCAAGGAAACGCTACCCAAGGACAATTTACTGTCATGGTGGTGAATGAAGCGGTTTTACAACTTAGTGCTTATCGTCCACCAAATTTGGTAGATACTGTTTATGCAGAACAACCAATTTCTACCCGGTTTAGTGATAATCGTCCAGATGTTGTTTTACAAAATCAAACTTTAGATAAACCTAAAGGTTGGGGTTATGGTGGTGGGTTATCAAGTGCTTTAGCAAATACTCGCATTCGCCAAGATTTTCAAGCTTTAGCTTATTACAATGGTTCTGTAATTACTGATGTTAATGGTACTGCGAAAATCACTTTTAAATTACCAGATGATTTAACTACATGGCGGGTTATGGTTGTGGCTACGGACGGAAATCTGCGTTTTGGTAATGGTGAGGCGACATTGATCACCACAAAGCCATTAATAACTAATGCTATTCTGCCACAATTTGCCCGGTCAGGCGATCGCATTTTTGGAGGTTTATCCGTCACCAATACCACCGGAAACACTGGAAACATCAGCATAAATGGCGAACTTGGCGGTTCTCTCCAATTTGCAGAAAATAACCCTAAAACCAAAACCCTGCAAACACCAGTTGAGTCAGCAACCCAAGCATATCGTTTTCCAATGGTTGCGGGTAGTGTGGGTGATGGGAACGTTACATTTAGAACACAGTTAAATAATCTCACAGATGCTTTTTCAGTTCCTTTGGAGATTAAACCGTTAGAAATTACAGAACAAGTAGTCGAAACTGGTGTTAGTGAAAAACAGGTAAAAATTCCTTTAAATATTGATAAAAATACCCTCTCGGAAACAGGAGGTTTAGATATTCAATTAGCTAGTACCTTAATTCCCGAAATTAAAGCCCCTGCAAAACAGGTTTTAGGTGATAATGATTTACCATTTGCAGAACCCGCAGCGAGTCAGTTATTAATTGCTGCAAATCTGCAAACTCTTACACAACAATATAATCAAATATTTGCAGAATTTAATCCCCAAAAACAAGCCAACCTAGCTATTGAACAACTGCAAAAACTACAAATTGCTGATGGTGGTTTTGCTGCTTTCCCCGGACAAGAAAAATCTGATCCTTGGGTTTCTGCTTATGCTGCGGAATCTCTGACAAAAGCTAATCAAGCTTACCCTGGGTTAGTCGATTCTAAAATCATCTCTCAATTAAAAACTTATTTACAGAAAGTTCTCGTTAACCCTGGACAATATGAGTTTTGTAAACAAAAACTTTGTAAATCTCAACTACAACTTAACTCATTAATTGCTCTATCACAATTAGGAGACAAACGCAATAGTTTCTTGTCAGATATTTATCAACAACGTGATGCTTTTGATGTTGTCACTCAAATCAAATTAGCGCGATATCTATTTCAATTTCCTGAATGGGAAGACGAAGCCCAAATCATCCGAGTTCAGTTACAAAAAAATATCTATGAAACTGGACGTAGTGCAGTTGTGAATTTACCTCCTAGCTGGAGTTGGATGAATTCACAAACTACAACACAAGCCCAAGCTTTACGCTTATTTATTGACCAAAAAGCCAATGTAGAAATCATTGATAAATTATTTCAAAGTCTGCTGAATCTTCGTAGAGAAGGAACATGGCAAACAACTTATAACAATGCCCAAGCCTTAACCGCTTTAGTAGAATATAGCCAGCTACAATCAACACCACCTAACTTTGTCACTACAGTAAAATTAGCAGGTAAAAAATTAGGAGAAACCAGATTTAATGGTTATCAAAATCCTAGCTTACAAGTAAATTTAGCAATGGATACATTACCTCGTGGTCGCCATGATTTACTTTTGCAAAAATCTGGAAAAGGCAAATTACATTATTTAGTCGCTTACAGTTATCGCTTACAAGGAAATCAACCAGGAAGATTTAACGGTTTACGAGTAACGAGAGAAATTAGCAAAGTCAATGAAGAAAAAGTTATTCAAAAAACAGGAATGTATGCTATTGATAAACCCTTGACTTTAAAACCAGGAGAAGTATTTGATATCGGTTTAGAAATAATTACAGATCATCCTGTAGATCATCTAGTCATTAAAGATCCATTACCCGCAGGTTTTGAAGCAGTAGACGAGAGTTTTCAAACTGCGACACCAGCATTACAAGCAAAAGCCGATAATTGGCAATTAGAATATAAAACCATCTATAAAGATAGAATTATTTCCTATGCAGATCATCTCGAAGCAGGAGTTTACAGTTTACATTATTTAGTCCGTTCTGTTACCCCTGGAACATTCATTTGGCCAGGTGCAGAAGCACAACTTCAATATGCACCAGAAGAGTTTGGACGTAGTGCAGATTCGATTTTGATGTTAATGGAGTAG